The proteins below are encoded in one region of Canis lupus dingo isolate Sandy chromosome 30, ASM325472v2, whole genome shotgun sequence:
- the LOC112676195 gene encoding transmembrane and coiled-coil domain-containing protein 5B-like isoform X1, producing the protein MDIVGPDPLDDAQAMMEIPKLEVTKQNLDYLNSDLEKDLQRLDDANQTLLRKIQEKEEAIQSLEGEIALSLGRANEREELNHITSEKEEILRNLESETAKLEKSNKILSRNVVELQKKISRRRKNDGLDKEPLKQMLAELKVRLQKSTESCTKQEKELFKIESDYQSLHQLCEDQAHYIKKYQEILRQMEKEKEVLLLEKEVFKAQNNSSQIVKPGSILVETIQSNMEKTIIKKQKRIFWYRHFRCLVFMVMIFVRLLGYVLFHLQYINPDLLVDALPMVMTRDTLKRLREVLFPFLTLEVEEVLPH; encoded by the exons ATGGACATAGTTGGACCAGACCCACTGGATGATGC ACAAGCGATGATGGAAATACCGAAATTAGAAGTCACCAAACAAAATCTTGACTACCTGAACTCAGACCTTGAAAAGGACCTGCAAAGACTGGATGATGCAAATCAAACTCTTCTCagaaaaattcaagagaaagaagaagcTATTCAAAG TCTGGAAGGAGAGATTGCCCTGTCACTAGGACGAGCCAATGAGAGGGAGGAGTTGAACCATATCACATCTGAGAAGGAGGAAATCTTGAGGAACCTGGAATCAGAGACAGCAAAGTTG GAAAAAAGTAACAAGATTCTAAGCAGGAATGTGGTGGAGCTTCAGAAGAAG ATTTCAAGGAGACGTAAGAATGATGGCCTTGATAAAGAACCCCTAAAGCAGATGTTGGCAGAACTGAAG GTGAGACTACAAAAGTCAACAGAATCCTGCACAAAGCAAGAGAAGGAGCTGTTCAAG atagAGAGTGACTACCAATCTTTGCATCAGCTCTGTGAGGACCAGGCCCACTACATAAAG AAATACCAGGAAATTCTGaggcagatggaaaaggaaaaagaggtgcTGCTTCTTGAAAAAGAAGT ATTCAAAGCCCAGAACAACTCTTCCCAAATAGTGAAACCTGGTTCAATTCTGGTAGAGACCATCCAAAGCAACATG GAGAAGACCATcattaagaaacagaagagaatctTTTGGTACAG ACATTTCAGGTGTCTTGTCTTCATGGTCATGATCTTCGTTAGGCTGCTGGGCTATGTACTTTTCCACCTGCAGTACATAAATCCAGACCTTCTTGTGGATGCCCTACCCATGGTAATGACCAGGGACACCTTGAAGAGGCTGAGGGAGGTCTTATTTCCCTTCCTCACTCTAGAGGTAGAAGAAGTTCTACCCCATTAG
- the LOC112676195 gene encoding transmembrane and coiled-coil domain-containing protein 5B-like isoform X2 produces the protein MDIVGPDPLDDAQAMMEIPKLEVTKQNLDYLNSDLEKDLQRLDDANQTLLRKIQEKEEAIQSLEGEIALSLGRANEREELNHITSEKEEILRNLESETAKLEKSNKILSRNVVELQKKISRRRKNDGLDKEPLKQMLAELKVRLQKSTESCTKQEKELFKIESDYQSLHQLCEDQAHYIKKYQEILRQMEKEKEVLLLEKEVFKAQNNSSQIVKPGSILVETIQSNMEKTIIKKQKRIFWYRSRSGSYSFCLKLQNKNYHQPSHDHKRRCRRLYEKKAMRTNSAITDQMTCVAYGDRDR, from the exons ATGGACATAGTTGGACCAGACCCACTGGATGATGC ACAAGCGATGATGGAAATACCGAAATTAGAAGTCACCAAACAAAATCTTGACTACCTGAACTCAGACCTTGAAAAGGACCTGCAAAGACTGGATGATGCAAATCAAACTCTTCTCagaaaaattcaagagaaagaagaagcTATTCAAAG TCTGGAAGGAGAGATTGCCCTGTCACTAGGACGAGCCAATGAGAGGGAGGAGTTGAACCATATCACATCTGAGAAGGAGGAAATCTTGAGGAACCTGGAATCAGAGACAGCAAAGTTG GAAAAAAGTAACAAGATTCTAAGCAGGAATGTGGTGGAGCTTCAGAAGAAG ATTTCAAGGAGACGTAAGAATGATGGCCTTGATAAAGAACCCCTAAAGCAGATGTTGGCAGAACTGAAG GTGAGACTACAAAAGTCAACAGAATCCTGCACAAAGCAAGAGAAGGAGCTGTTCAAG atagAGAGTGACTACCAATCTTTGCATCAGCTCTGTGAGGACCAGGCCCACTACATAAAG AAATACCAGGAAATTCTGaggcagatggaaaaggaaaaagaggtgcTGCTTCTTGAAAAAGAAGT ATTCAAAGCCCAGAACAACTCTTCCCAAATAGTGAAACCTGGTTCAATTCTGGTAGAGACCATCCAAAGCAACATG GAGAAGACCATcattaagaaacagaagagaatctTTTGGTACAG atCCAGATCCGGGAGTTACTCTTTCTGCCTAAAGTTGCAGAATAAGAACTACCACCAACCCTCCCATGACCACAAAAGAAGATGCAGAAGGTTGTATGAGAAGAAGGCAATGCGAACTAACTCAGCAATCACTGACCAGATGACATGTGTAGCttatggagacagagacagatag
- the LOC112676195 gene encoding transmembrane and coiled-coil domain-containing protein 5B-like isoform X4, which produces MDIVGPDPLDDAQAMMEIPKLEVTKQNLDYLNSDLEKDLQRLDDANQTLLRKIQEKEEAIQSLEGEIALSLGRANEREELNHITSEKEEILRNLESETAKLEKSNKILSRNVVELQKKVRLQKSTESCTKQEKELFKIESDYQSLHQLCEDQAHYIKKYQEILRQMEKEKEVLLLEKEVFKAQNNSSQIVKPGSILVETIQSNMEKTIIKKQKRIFWYRHFRCLVFMVMIFVRLLGYVLFHLQYINPDLLVDALPMVMTRDTLKRLREVLFPFLTLEVEEVLPH; this is translated from the exons ATGGACATAGTTGGACCAGACCCACTGGATGATGC ACAAGCGATGATGGAAATACCGAAATTAGAAGTCACCAAACAAAATCTTGACTACCTGAACTCAGACCTTGAAAAGGACCTGCAAAGACTGGATGATGCAAATCAAACTCTTCTCagaaaaattcaagagaaagaagaagcTATTCAAAG TCTGGAAGGAGAGATTGCCCTGTCACTAGGACGAGCCAATGAGAGGGAGGAGTTGAACCATATCACATCTGAGAAGGAGGAAATCTTGAGGAACCTGGAATCAGAGACAGCAAAGTTG GAAAAAAGTAACAAGATTCTAAGCAGGAATGTGGTGGAGCTTCAGAAGAAG GTGAGACTACAAAAGTCAACAGAATCCTGCACAAAGCAAGAGAAGGAGCTGTTCAAG atagAGAGTGACTACCAATCTTTGCATCAGCTCTGTGAGGACCAGGCCCACTACATAAAG AAATACCAGGAAATTCTGaggcagatggaaaaggaaaaagaggtgcTGCTTCTTGAAAAAGAAGT ATTCAAAGCCCAGAACAACTCTTCCCAAATAGTGAAACCTGGTTCAATTCTGGTAGAGACCATCCAAAGCAACATG GAGAAGACCATcattaagaaacagaagagaatctTTTGGTACAG ACATTTCAGGTGTCTTGTCTTCATGGTCATGATCTTCGTTAGGCTGCTGGGCTATGTACTTTTCCACCTGCAGTACATAAATCCAGACCTTCTTGTGGATGCCCTACCCATGGTAATGACCAGGGACACCTTGAAGAGGCTGAGGGAGGTCTTATTTCCCTTCCTCACTCTAGAGGTAGAAGAAGTTCTACCCCATTAG
- the LOC112676195 gene encoding transmembrane and coiled-coil domain-containing protein 5B-like isoform X3, which yields MMEIPKLEVTKQNLDYLNSDLEKDLQRLDDANQTLLRKIQEKEEAIQSLEGEIALSLGRANEREELNHITSEKEEILRNLESETAKLEKSNKILSRNVVELQKKISRRRKNDGLDKEPLKQMLAELKVRLQKSTESCTKQEKELFKIESDYQSLHQLCEDQAHYIKKYQEILRQMEKEKEVLLLEKEVFKAQNNSSQIVKPGSILVETIQSNMEKTIIKKQKRIFWYRHFRCLVFMVMIFVRLLGYVLFHLQYINPDLLVDALPMVMTRDTLKRLREVLFPFLTLEVEEVLPH from the exons ATGATGGAAATACCGAAATTAGAAGTCACCAAACAAAATCTTGACTACCTGAACTCAGACCTTGAAAAGGACCTGCAAAGACTGGATGATGCAAATCAAACTCTTCTCagaaaaattcaagagaaagaagaagcTATTCAAAG TCTGGAAGGAGAGATTGCCCTGTCACTAGGACGAGCCAATGAGAGGGAGGAGTTGAACCATATCACATCTGAGAAGGAGGAAATCTTGAGGAACCTGGAATCAGAGACAGCAAAGTTG GAAAAAAGTAACAAGATTCTAAGCAGGAATGTGGTGGAGCTTCAGAAGAAG ATTTCAAGGAGACGTAAGAATGATGGCCTTGATAAAGAACCCCTAAAGCAGATGTTGGCAGAACTGAAG GTGAGACTACAAAAGTCAACAGAATCCTGCACAAAGCAAGAGAAGGAGCTGTTCAAG atagAGAGTGACTACCAATCTTTGCATCAGCTCTGTGAGGACCAGGCCCACTACATAAAG AAATACCAGGAAATTCTGaggcagatggaaaaggaaaaagaggtgcTGCTTCTTGAAAAAGAAGT ATTCAAAGCCCAGAACAACTCTTCCCAAATAGTGAAACCTGGTTCAATTCTGGTAGAGACCATCCAAAGCAACATG GAGAAGACCATcattaagaaacagaagagaatctTTTGGTACAG ACATTTCAGGTGTCTTGTCTTCATGGTCATGATCTTCGTTAGGCTGCTGGGCTATGTACTTTTCCACCTGCAGTACATAAATCCAGACCTTCTTGTGGATGCCCTACCCATGGTAATGACCAGGGACACCTTGAAGAGGCTGAGGGAGGTCTTATTTCCCTTCCTCACTCTAGAGGTAGAAGAAGTTCTACCCCATTAG